Proteins co-encoded in one Brassica rapa cultivar Chiifu-401-42 chromosome A02, CAAS_Brap_v3.01, whole genome shotgun sequence genomic window:
- the LOC103854852 gene encoding uncharacterized protein LOC103854852, whose protein sequence is MITVAIAAELLEEYTLALARITATLLPQPPTSRHGSARAPTSGGRADSPLPRSDISSSCAPNYAAFLLNF, encoded by the coding sequence ATGATAACAGTAGCTATCGCCGCCGAGTTGCTTGAAGAATACACGTTGGCGCTCGCTCGCATCACCGCAACACTCCTCCCTCAACCACCGACAAGTCGCCATGGAAGCGCCCGAGCTCCCACTAGCGGCGGCCGAGCGGATTCTCCCTTGCCTCGTAGCGACATCTCATCATCTTGCGCTCCAAACTACGCCGCTTTTCTCTTAAATTtctga